From the genome of Bos taurus isolate L1 Dominette 01449 registration number 42190680 breed Hereford chromosome 2, ARS-UCD2.0, whole genome shotgun sequence, one region includes:
- the LOC112443216 gene encoding tubulin alpha-1C chain, whose product MRECISIHVGQAGVQIGNACWELYCLEHGIQPDGQMPSDKTIGGGDDSFNTFFSETGAGKHVPRAVFVDLEPTVIDEVRTGTYRQLFHPEQLISGKEDAANNYARGHYTIGKEIIDLVLDRVRKLADQCTGLQGFLVFHSFGGGTGSGFTSLLMERLSVDYGKKSKLEFSIYPAPQVSTAVVEPYNSILTTHTTLEHSDCAFMVDNEAIYDICRRNLNIERPTYTNLNRLMSQIVSSITASLRFDGALNVDLTEFQTNLVPYPRTHFPLATYAPVISAEKAYHEQLSVAEITNACFEPANQMVKCDPRHGKYMACCLLYRGDVVPKDVNAAIATIKTERTIQFVDWCPTGFKVGINYQPPTVVPGGDLAKVQRAVCMLSNTTAVAEAWARLDHKFDLMYAKRAFVHWYVGEGMEEGEFSEAREDMAALEKDYEEVGADSAEGDDEGDEY is encoded by the coding sequence ATGCGTGAGTGCATCTCCATCCACGTTGGCCAGGCTGGTGTCCAGATCGGCAATGCCTGCTGGGAGCTCTACTGCCTGGAACACGGCATTCAGCCCGATGGCCAGATGCCAAGTGACAAGACTATTGGGGGAGGAGACGACTCCTTCAACACCTTCTTCAGTGAGACGGGTGCTGGCAAGCATGTGCCCAGGGCAGTGTTTGTAGACCTGGAACCCACAGTCATTGATGAGGTGCGCACTGGCACCTACCGCCAGCTCTTCCACCCTGAGCAACTTATCTCAGGCAAAGAAGATGCCGCCAATAACTATGCCCGAGGTCACTACACCATTGGCAAGGAGATCATTGACCTCGTCTTGGACCGAGTTCGGAAACTGGCTGACCAGTGCACGGGTCTTCAGGGCTTCTTGGTTTTCCACAGCTTTGGTGGGGGAACTGGTTCTGGGTTCACCTCCCTGCTGATGGAACGCCTCTCTGTCGATTATGGCAAGAAGTCCAAGCTGGAGTTCTCCATTTACCCAGCCCCCCAGGTTTCCACAGCTGTCGTTGAGCCCTACAACTCCATCCTCACCACCCACACCACCCTGGAGCACTCTGATTGTGCCTTCATGGTAGACAATGAGGCCATCTATGACATCTGCCGTAGAAACCTCAACATTGAGCGCCCAACCTACACAAATCTTAACCGCCTCATGAGCCAGATAGTGTCCTCCATCACTGCTTCCCTGAGGTTTGATGGCGCCCTGAATGTGGATCTGACAGAGTTCCAGACCAACCTGGTGCCCTATCCCCGCACCCACTTCCCTCTGGCCACATACGCCCCTGTCATCTCTGCTGAGAAAGCCTACCATGAACAGCTTTCTGTAGCAGAGATCACCAATGCTTGCTTTGAGCCAGCCAACCAGATGGTGAAATGTGACCCTCGCCATGGGAAATACATGGCCTGCTGCCTGTTGTACCGTGGTGACGTGGTTCCCAAAGATGTCAATGCTGCCATTGCCACCATCAAGACCGAGCGTACCATCCAGTTTGTGGACTGGTGCCCCACTGGCTTCAAGGTTGGCATTAACTACCAGCCTCCCACTGTGGTACCTGGCGGAGACCTGGCCAAAGTACAGCGAGCTGTGTGCATGCTGAGCAACACCACAGCTGTTGCTGAGGCCTGGGCGCGCCTGGACCACAAGTTTGACCTGATGTATGCCAAGCGTGCCTTTGTTCACTGGTACGTGGGTGAGGGCATGGAGGAAGGAGAGTTTTCTGAGGCCCGTGAGGACATGGCTGCCCTTGAGAAGGATTATGAGGAGGTTGGAGCCGACAGTGCAGAGGGAGATGATGAGGGTGACGAGTATTAG